In Longimicrobium sp., a genomic segment contains:
- a CDS encoding MBL fold metallo-hydrolase produces the protein MTERTLATETLVRTRTLGRVRIHALEAGLQRLDGGAMFGVVPKPLWEKRIPADERNRIPLALRCLLVETPDALVLVETGLGNKENEKFIDIYGVENASSEARYPDRLQEAIAAAGFSVDDISIVIDTHLHFDHAGGNTFRDTDGQVRLSFPNATYHVQRGEWEWAHRANERTSASYLPHNFDPVMEAGRMKLVEGDVEIIPGVSVYRTPGHCPHHQSVLISSDGEVGCFLADVVPTMAHLPLPWIMGYDVEPLVTLESKRALLKRATDERWLLVSTHDPFTPWGYAVADGRGTKVEEAA, from the coding sequence GTGACGGAGCGGACGCTGGCAACGGAGACGCTGGTGCGCACCCGCACCCTCGGGCGCGTGCGCATCCACGCGCTGGAGGCGGGGCTGCAGCGGCTGGACGGCGGCGCCATGTTCGGCGTGGTCCCCAAGCCGCTGTGGGAAAAGCGCATCCCCGCCGACGAGCGGAACCGCATCCCCCTCGCCCTGCGCTGCCTCCTCGTCGAGACACCGGACGCGCTGGTGCTGGTGGAGACCGGGCTGGGGAACAAGGAGAACGAGAAGTTCATCGACATCTACGGCGTCGAGAACGCGTCCTCCGAGGCCCGTTATCCCGACCGGCTGCAGGAGGCGATCGCCGCCGCGGGATTCTCGGTGGACGACATCTCCATCGTCATCGACACCCATCTCCACTTCGACCACGCGGGCGGCAACACCTTCCGCGACACGGACGGGCAGGTGCGGCTCTCGTTCCCCAACGCCACCTACCACGTGCAGCGCGGCGAGTGGGAGTGGGCGCACCGCGCAAACGAGCGCACCTCGGCCAGCTACCTGCCGCACAATTTCGACCCGGTGATGGAGGCCGGGCGGATGAAACTGGTGGAAGGGGATGTGGAGATCATCCCGGGCGTTTCGGTGTACCGGACGCCCGGACACTGCCCGCACCACCAGTCCGTCCTGATTTCGTCCGACGGAGAAGTCGGGTGCTTTCTGGCGGACGTGGTGCCCACGATGGCCCATCTTCCGCTCCCGTGGATCATGGGATACGACGTGGAGCCGCTGGTGACGCTGGAGAGCAAGCGCGCGCTGCTGAAGCGCGCGACCGACGAGCGGTGGCTGCTGGTGAGCACGCACGACCCGTTCACCCCGTGGGGATACGCGGTGGCGGACGGCAGGGGGACGAAGGTGGAGGAAGCCGCCTGA
- a CDS encoding acetyl-CoA C-acetyltransferase has translation MIDIARDPRTTPVIVSAVRTPIGKFLGGLSTLQAPDLGAVAIREAVSRAGIAVEDVAEVIMGNVVQGGVGQAPARQAAIKAGLPVTVSALTINKVCGSGLKAVMLAAQSVRAGDNQVLVAGGQESMSNAPYYIYGMRNGVKFGDQELVDGLIRDGLWCAFCDVHMGGHAEYTARKAGITRQMQDEFAVASHRKAVEAIKAGKFREEIVPVEIAGRKGSVTVDTDENPREDTTAESLGKLRPAFAKDAPKELTADQLSVTAGNASALNDGASAVVVVSEQYARDHNLTILARVTGYSTGAVEPKELFFAPIQAVRNLMAKQGTEIGDYDLIEANEAFAVQALADGAGLGWDWDRVNVNGGAVALGHPIGASGARVLTTLLHAMKDRDAETGLATLCLGGGDAVALSVERV, from the coding sequence ATGATCGATATCGCACGTGACCCGCGGACGACGCCCGTGATCGTGAGCGCGGTCCGCACCCCCATCGGCAAGTTCCTGGGCGGCCTGAGCACCCTGCAGGCGCCGGACCTGGGCGCCGTGGCCATCCGCGAGGCGGTGAGCCGCGCCGGCATCGCGGTCGAGGACGTGGCCGAGGTCATCATGGGCAACGTGGTGCAGGGCGGCGTGGGGCAGGCCCCCGCACGGCAGGCCGCCATCAAGGCCGGGCTGCCGGTGACCGTTTCGGCGCTCACCATCAACAAGGTGTGCGGCAGCGGGCTGAAGGCGGTGATGCTGGCGGCGCAGTCGGTGCGCGCGGGCGACAACCAAGTCCTCGTCGCCGGCGGGCAGGAGAGCATGTCGAACGCGCCGTACTACATCTACGGGATGCGCAACGGGGTGAAGTTCGGCGACCAGGAGCTGGTGGACGGGCTGATCCGCGACGGCCTGTGGTGCGCGTTCTGTGACGTGCACATGGGCGGGCACGCCGAGTACACGGCCAGGAAGGCGGGGATCACCCGGCAGATGCAGGACGAGTTCGCGGTGGCCTCGCACCGCAAGGCCGTCGAGGCGATCAAGGCCGGGAAGTTCAGGGAGGAGATCGTCCCCGTGGAGATCGCCGGCCGCAAGGGATCGGTGACGGTGGACACGGACGAGAACCCGCGCGAGGACACCACGGCGGAGAGCCTGGGCAAGCTGCGCCCCGCGTTCGCGAAGGACGCGCCGAAGGAGCTGACGGCCGATCAGCTGAGCGTGACCGCCGGCAACGCCAGCGCGCTGAACGACGGCGCGTCGGCCGTGGTGGTGGTGAGCGAGCAGTACGCGCGCGACCACAACCTCACGATCCTGGCCCGCGTCACCGGCTACTCGACCGGCGCGGTGGAACCGAAGGAGCTGTTCTTCGCGCCGATCCAGGCGGTGAGGAACCTGATGGCGAAGCAGGGGACCGAGATCGGCGACTACGACCTGATCGAGGCCAACGAGGCGTTCGCCGTGCAGGCGCTGGCCGACGGCGCGGGGCTGGGGTGGGACTGGGACCGCGTGAACGTGAACGGCGGCGCGGTGGCGCTGGGCCACCCCATCGGCGCCTCGGGCGCGCGCGTGCTGACCACGCTGCTGCACGCGATGAAGGACCGCGACGCGGAGACGGGCCTCGCCACGCTCTGCCTGGGCGGCGGCGACGCCGTGGCGCTCAGCGTCGAGCGCGTCTGA
- a CDS encoding 3'-5' exonuclease — translation MSSLAFPLDNVRFEQDGVLVRRALDLLQSPTPTAEVAAKVLGIVHGNGAAAAAVFSLLGTDPRFAVSADGVWTLAAPRVPSVSPAPPPAARPPWWSRKTEPWNGEQPEQISFPLRTLRDEEWVVVDLETTGGSPKRGHRVTEVAAVCVSGGRITETYSSLVNPCRAIPRMITALTGISDTMVAAAPHFHEVAARVSETIAGRVFVAHNAAFDWRFLSHEMQQATGTTPAGRQLCTVRLARKLLPELPSRKLDALSYYFGVEIENRHRALDDAVATAKILLRLIDILEDRGASDWDALQVVLGKRAQRKKRTKSPKSMEAAW, via the coding sequence GTGAGCAGCCTGGCCTTTCCGCTCGACAACGTCCGCTTCGAGCAGGACGGGGTGCTGGTGCGCCGCGCCCTCGATCTCCTGCAGTCGCCCACGCCGACGGCGGAAGTCGCGGCGAAGGTGCTCGGCATCGTCCATGGCAACGGCGCCGCGGCGGCCGCGGTCTTTTCGCTTCTGGGCACCGATCCGCGCTTCGCCGTCTCGGCCGACGGCGTGTGGACGCTCGCCGCGCCGCGCGTCCCGTCCGTCTCCCCCGCCCCGCCGCCCGCCGCCCGCCCGCCCTGGTGGTCGCGGAAGACGGAGCCGTGGAACGGGGAGCAGCCGGAGCAGATCTCCTTTCCGCTGCGGACATTGCGGGACGAAGAGTGGGTCGTGGTCGACCTGGAGACGACCGGCGGGTCGCCAAAGCGCGGGCACCGGGTGACCGAGGTGGCGGCGGTGTGCGTGAGCGGCGGGCGGATCACCGAAACGTACTCGTCGCTGGTGAACCCGTGCCGCGCGATCCCGCGGATGATCACGGCGCTCACGGGGATCAGCGACACGATGGTGGCCGCCGCGCCGCACTTCCACGAGGTGGCGGCGCGCGTCTCCGAGACGATCGCCGGCCGCGTCTTCGTCGCGCACAACGCGGCGTTCGACTGGCGCTTCCTGTCGCACGAGATGCAGCAGGCCACGGGGACCACGCCCGCCGGCCGCCAGCTCTGCACGGTGCGGCTGGCGCGGAAGCTCCTTCCCGAGCTGCCGTCGCGGAAGCTGGACGCGCTCTCGTACTACTTCGGGGTGGAGATCGAGAACCGCCACCGCGCGCTGGACGACGCGGTGGCCACGGCGAAGATCCTGCTGCGGCTGATCGACATCCTGGAGGACCGCGGCGCCAGCGACTGGGACGCGCTGCAGGTGGTCCTGGGCAAGCGCGCGCAGCGGAAGAAGCGGACGAAATCGCCGAAGTCGATGGAGGCGGCGTGGTGA
- a CDS encoding CPBP family intramembrane glutamic endopeptidase, which produces MQRIFFGPYGVRAGWRIAMWCGGVFFLLTLLGAGVMAAGVRPSFGAQVAVELAAAVLAGWGMLRLVDRRPIGALGFAADPEAARDAGIGFALGAAAIGLAGGVLAVAGTARWVADGGSTTEYVAALAQGLVFFAVAAAAEEALFRGYAFQALVQGIGAWPALLLSSALFALGHARNPAVDAVALANIFLAGVMLGAAYLRTRSLWFCTALHLGWNWTMSALLDFPVSGLTRDTPLYNEVSIGPRWLTGGDFGPEAGIAATVVILALAALILLWPGLRESARMRALRPLVDDRLGTGSLVEVPA; this is translated from the coding sequence GTGCAGCGCATCTTCTTCGGCCCGTACGGCGTGCGCGCCGGGTGGCGGATCGCGATGTGGTGCGGCGGCGTCTTCTTCCTCCTCACCCTGCTGGGCGCGGGGGTGATGGCGGCCGGCGTGCGCCCCAGCTTCGGCGCGCAGGTGGCGGTCGAGCTGGCCGCGGCGGTGCTGGCGGGATGGGGGATGCTGCGGCTGGTGGACCGGCGCCCGATCGGCGCGCTGGGCTTCGCGGCGGACCCGGAAGCCGCGCGCGACGCGGGGATCGGCTTCGCGCTCGGCGCGGCGGCGATCGGGCTCGCCGGGGGCGTCCTTGCGGTGGCGGGAACCGCGCGGTGGGTTGCCGACGGGGGGAGCACGACCGAATATGTCGCCGCTCTCGCACAGGGGCTGGTCTTCTTCGCCGTGGCCGCGGCCGCCGAAGAGGCGCTCTTCCGCGGATACGCGTTCCAGGCGCTGGTGCAGGGGATCGGCGCCTGGCCGGCGCTGCTGCTTTCCAGCGCGCTGTTCGCGCTGGGGCACGCGCGCAACCCGGCGGTCGACGCGGTGGCGCTGGCCAACATCTTCCTGGCGGGGGTGATGCTGGGCGCGGCGTATCTCCGCACGCGCTCGCTCTGGTTCTGCACCGCGCTGCACCTGGGGTGGAACTGGACCATGTCGGCGCTGCTGGACTTTCCGGTGAGCGGATTGACGCGCGACACGCCGCTGTACAACGAGGTTTCCATCGGCCCGCGCTGGCTCACCGGTGGCGACTTCGGGCCGGAGGCGGGGATCGCCGCGACGGTCGTGATCCTCGCGCTGGCGGCGCTCATCCTGCTCTGGCCCGGCCTGCGCGAGTCCGCCCGGATGCGCGCGCTGCGGCCGCTGGTGGACGACCGCCTCGGCACCGGCTCACTCGTGGAGGTGCCGGCGTGA
- a CDS encoding Glu/Leu/Phe/Val dehydrogenase, which produces MEFFELINEHGHEQVVFWNEPSCGYRGIIAIHNTVLGPALGGTRFWQYNNDREAFIDALRLSRGMTYKAAVAGLNLGGGKSVIIGDNRATDREAIFRAHGRAVETLKGRYITAEDVGTSVDDMEFVAMETEHVTGRAAASGDPSPVTAYGVYRGIKAAAKHRFGSDDLSGRTITVQGVGHVGYYLCQNLAGEGARLVVTDIDAARVQKVVHDFGATAVGPDEIYAVEADVYAPSALGATINDDTLKVLKVQVVAGAANNVLAEERHGDELHRRGILYAPDYVINAGGLINVCGELNQWTPERSMRKAGEIYTTLLRLFELSEAEGLPTYQAADRLAEDRIQGVGALQRTWV; this is translated from the coding sequence ATGGAATTCTTCGAGCTGATCAACGAGCACGGCCACGAGCAGGTGGTCTTCTGGAACGAGCCGTCCTGCGGGTACAGGGGGATCATCGCCATCCACAACACCGTGCTGGGGCCGGCGCTGGGCGGCACGCGCTTCTGGCAGTACAACAACGACCGCGAGGCGTTCATCGACGCGCTGCGGCTGTCGCGGGGGATGACGTACAAGGCGGCGGTGGCGGGGCTGAACCTGGGCGGCGGCAAGAGCGTGATCATCGGCGACAACCGCGCGACCGACCGCGAGGCCATCTTCCGCGCGCACGGCCGCGCGGTGGAAACGCTGAAGGGGCGCTACATCACCGCGGAAGACGTCGGCACCTCGGTGGACGACATGGAGTTCGTGGCGATGGAGACGGAGCACGTCACCGGCCGCGCCGCCGCGTCGGGCGACCCGTCCCCCGTCACCGCGTACGGCGTGTACCGCGGCATCAAGGCCGCCGCGAAGCACCGGTTCGGCAGCGACGACCTGAGCGGCCGCACCATCACCGTGCAGGGCGTCGGCCACGTGGGCTACTACCTCTGCCAGAACCTGGCGGGCGAGGGCGCGCGCCTGGTGGTTACCGACATCGACGCCGCGCGCGTGCAGAAGGTGGTGCACGACTTCGGCGCCACCGCGGTCGGCCCCGACGAGATCTACGCCGTCGAGGCGGACGTGTACGCGCCGAGCGCGCTGGGCGCCACCATCAACGACGACACGCTGAAGGTGCTGAAGGTGCAGGTCGTGGCGGGCGCGGCGAACAACGTCCTCGCCGAGGAGCGCCATGGCGACGAGCTGCACCGCCGCGGGATCCTGTACGCGCCGGACTACGTGATCAACGCCGGCGGCCTGATCAACGTCTGCGGCGAGCTGAACCAGTGGACGCCGGAGCGCTCGATGCGCAAGGCGGGCGAGATCTACACCACGCTCCTGCGCCTCTTCGAGCTCAGCGAGGCCGAGGGCCTGCCCACCTACCAGGCCGCGGACCGCCTGGCCGAGGACCGCATCCAGGGCGTGGGCGCGCTGCAGCGGACGTGGGTGTGA
- a CDS encoding acyl-CoA dehydrogenase family protein, protein MTPEQQQIRDLAREFAENELRPHAEAWDREGELPRDVVAKLGELGFLGMLIPEEHDGLGLDTTSYLIALEEIARGDASVAVAMSVHNSLPTQMILAHGTGAQKERWLRPMARGELLGAFSLSEPDSGSDAASMAAQARKVDGGWVLNGAKAWVTNGGFGDVTVTMVRTDTPDDRRGAKGIGAFIVPTDAEGYIVGKKEDKMGQRASETVGVAFREMFVPDDQLLGEPGQGFIYALQGLNGGRLGIGALAIGIAQAALEHSLAYAAERKQFGTAIRDFQGMQFKLANMATRIEAARALLHRAGEAKETGEKAVQLASMAKLFASETAMYVTTEAVQVFGGYGYMKEYPVERLFRDAKVTEIYEGTSEIQRTVIARELYR, encoded by the coding sequence ATGACGCCGGAACAGCAGCAGATCCGCGACCTGGCCCGCGAGTTCGCCGAGAACGAGCTCCGCCCGCACGCGGAAGCGTGGGACCGCGAGGGCGAGCTCCCGCGCGACGTGGTCGCCAAGCTGGGCGAGCTGGGCTTCCTGGGGATGCTCATCCCCGAGGAGCACGACGGCCTGGGGCTCGACACCACGAGCTACCTCATCGCGCTGGAGGAGATCGCCCGCGGCGACGCGTCGGTGGCCGTCGCCATGAGCGTGCACAACTCGCTGCCCACGCAGATGATCCTCGCCCACGGCACCGGCGCGCAGAAGGAGCGCTGGCTGCGGCCGATGGCGCGGGGCGAGCTGCTGGGCGCCTTCTCGCTCTCCGAGCCCGACTCCGGCTCCGACGCCGCGTCGATGGCGGCGCAGGCGCGGAAGGTCGACGGCGGGTGGGTGCTGAACGGCGCCAAGGCGTGGGTCACCAACGGCGGCTTCGGCGACGTGACCGTCACCATGGTGCGCACCGACACGCCGGACGACCGGCGCGGCGCCAAGGGGATCGGCGCCTTCATCGTCCCCACGGACGCCGAGGGCTACATCGTCGGCAAGAAGGAAGACAAGATGGGGCAGCGCGCATCCGAAACGGTGGGCGTGGCCTTCCGCGAGATGTTCGTCCCCGACGACCAGCTGCTGGGCGAGCCCGGGCAGGGCTTCATCTACGCCCTGCAGGGGCTGAACGGCGGGCGCCTGGGGATCGGCGCGCTCGCCATCGGCATCGCCCAGGCGGCGCTGGAGCACTCGCTGGCGTACGCGGCCGAGCGGAAGCAGTTCGGCACCGCCATCCGGGACTTTCAGGGGATGCAGTTCAAGCTGGCGAACATGGCCACGCGCATCGAGGCCGCGCGCGCCCTCCTCCACCGCGCCGGCGAGGCGAAGGAAACCGGGGAGAAGGCGGTGCAGCTGGCCTCGATGGCCAAGCTCTTCGCCAGCGAGACGGCCATGTACGTGACGACCGAAGCCGTGCAGGTGTTCGGGGGATACGGGTACATGAAGGAGTACCCGGTGGAGCGCCTGTTCCGCGACGCCAAGGTCACGGAGATCTACGAGGGGACGAGCGAGATCCAGCGCACCGTGATCGCGCGCGAGCTGTACCGGTAG
- a CDS encoding redox-sensing transcriptional repressor Rex, with protein sequence MRAAVFARRPARRSAIRGMKKISESAVRRLSLYLRFLQEAEAAGADTISSGELARRGGTTSAQVRKDLSLFGSFGKRGMGYSVPELLLEIRQILGLTRPWNVAVIGAGRLGSALSSFRDFEGRGFHISAVFDNDPAKIGQSWGGLTVQPDEALDATLRERRVEIAIVAVPAEAAQGVVDRVVAAGVKAVLNFAPVRLRVPRGVTLRSVDPTLELEGLSFALSNGKDG encoded by the coding sequence GTGCGGGCGGCGGTGTTTGCGCGGCGGCCCGCGCGTCGCAGTGCAATTCGGGGCATGAAGAAGATCTCCGAGTCGGCGGTGCGCCGGCTTTCGCTCTACCTTCGCTTTCTGCAGGAGGCCGAGGCCGCGGGGGCCGACACCATCTCCAGCGGCGAGCTGGCGCGCCGCGGCGGCACCACGTCGGCGCAGGTGCGCAAGGACCTGTCGCTGTTCGGGTCGTTCGGCAAGCGCGGGATGGGGTACTCGGTGCCCGAGCTGCTGCTCGAGATCCGGCAGATCCTGGGGCTCACGCGGCCGTGGAACGTGGCCGTGATCGGCGCCGGGCGCCTGGGCAGCGCGCTCAGCAGCTTCCGCGACTTCGAGGGGCGCGGCTTCCACATCAGCGCCGTGTTCGACAACGACCCCGCCAAGATCGGCCAGAGCTGGGGCGGCCTGACCGTGCAGCCCGACGAGGCGCTGGACGCCACGCTCCGCGAGCGCCGCGTGGAGATCGCCATCGTGGCCGTTCCCGCCGAGGCGGCGCAGGGCGTGGTGGACCGCGTGGTGGCCGCCGGCGTGAAGGCGGTGCTGAACTTCGCCCCCGTGCGGCTGCGCGTTCCCCGCGGCGTCACGCTGCGCAGCGTGGATCCCACGCTGGAGCTGGAAGGCCTCTCCTTCGCGCTGTCCAACGGGAAGGACGGATAG
- a CDS encoding 3-hydroxybutyryl-CoA dehydrogenase gives MADIRKVAVVGAGTMGNGIVHVFAQSGYDVTMIDVRAEALDAARKTIAGNMDRQIRKGALSEADRDAALGRIAAASDLSAVADADLVIEAATENTELKFRIFEQMDAAAPAHAILATNTSSISITEIAARTRRPEKVIGMHFMNPVPVMKLVEIIRGLATSDETTRLVVEMSEKLGKTVAEAQDYPGFVSNRILMPMINEAVFCLMEGVATKEAIDTVMKLGMNHPMGPLALADLIGLDTCLAIMEVLHRGLGDDKYRPCPLLRKYVASGKLGRKTGEGFYSYAP, from the coding sequence ATGGCGGATATCCGGAAGGTGGCGGTGGTGGGCGCGGGGACGATGGGGAACGGCATCGTCCACGTCTTCGCCCAGAGCGGCTACGACGTCACCATGATCGACGTGCGCGCCGAGGCGCTGGACGCGGCGCGGAAGACCATCGCCGGGAACATGGACCGGCAGATCAGGAAGGGCGCGCTGTCCGAGGCCGACCGCGACGCCGCGCTGGGCCGCATCGCCGCCGCCAGCGACCTCTCCGCCGTCGCGGATGCCGATCTCGTCATCGAGGCGGCGACGGAGAACACGGAGCTCAAGTTCCGCATCTTCGAGCAGATGGACGCCGCGGCCCCCGCGCACGCCATCCTGGCCACGAACACCTCCTCCATCTCCATCACCGAGATCGCCGCGCGGACCAGGCGCCCCGAAAAGGTCATCGGGATGCACTTCATGAATCCCGTCCCCGTCATGAAGCTGGTGGAGATCATCCGCGGGCTGGCGACGAGCGACGAGACCACGCGGCTGGTCGTGGAGATGTCGGAGAAGCTGGGGAAGACGGTGGCCGAGGCGCAGGACTACCCGGGCTTCGTCTCCAACCGGATCCTGATGCCGATGATCAATGAGGCGGTGTTCTGCCTGATGGAGGGTGTTGCCACGAAGGAGGCCATCGACACCGTGATGAAGCTGGGGATGAACCACCCGATGGGGCCGCTGGCGCTCGCGGACCTGATCGGGCTGGACACCTGCCTGGCCATCATGGAGGTGCTGCACCGCGGCCTGGGCGACGACAAGTACCGCCCGTGCCCTTTGTTGCGGAAGTACGTCGCGTCCGGCAAGCTGGGCCGCAAGACGGGCGAGGGCTTCTACTCGTACGCCCCGTGA
- a CDS encoding arginine deiminase family protein gives MPSPSTTPHVRVTSEIGALRTVLCHTPGAELLAVTPSNREQFLYDDIIDLELARREHQRFRAILSRFCEVLDVRELLADIVDEPEVRRFLVNRVMEVASSEPLVGELAEMPGPELIRRFVEGVEAPMGPISKMLHKVSWELPPLPNLFFTRDAAMVVNDAVIIGAMRYAVRWTEELLMKALFLYHPQLKNGGFIYDGTEEHRSDYTIEGGDVLILRPDLAMVGLSERSSPAAIEGLVDGLRGTAGIEHVLVVVLPAESPAIHLDMIMTMVDRDQCVVYPPYFFGPARLPVLYYKPDAKGVKAYDDVFTALKKVDLPLDPIWCGGRHPTRQEREQWSSGCNFVAVRPGVVLGYTRNEATMREMESAGYRLVDAIEFLTGEVEIEDGDRAVIAFEGAELVRGGGGGRCMTLPICRDDIW, from the coding sequence ATGCCGAGCCCATCGACCACCCCCCACGTTCGCGTCACCTCCGAGATCGGGGCGCTCCGGACGGTCCTCTGCCACACGCCGGGGGCCGAGCTGCTGGCCGTCACGCCGTCGAACCGCGAGCAGTTCCTCTACGACGACATCATCGACCTGGAGCTGGCGCGCCGCGAGCACCAGCGCTTCCGCGCCATCCTCTCGCGCTTCTGCGAGGTGCTGGACGTGCGCGAGCTGCTGGCCGACATCGTGGACGAGCCGGAGGTCCGCCGCTTTCTCGTCAATCGCGTGATGGAGGTGGCCTCTTCGGAGCCGCTGGTGGGCGAGCTGGCGGAGATGCCGGGGCCGGAGCTCATCCGCCGCTTCGTGGAGGGGGTCGAGGCGCCGATGGGCCCCATCTCGAAGATGCTGCACAAGGTGAGCTGGGAGCTGCCGCCGCTTCCCAACCTGTTCTTCACCCGCGACGCCGCGATGGTGGTGAACGACGCGGTGATCATCGGCGCCATGCGGTACGCGGTGCGGTGGACCGAGGAACTGCTGATGAAGGCGCTCTTCCTGTATCACCCGCAGCTGAAGAACGGCGGCTTCATCTACGACGGCACCGAGGAGCACCGCAGCGACTACACCATCGAGGGCGGCGACGTGCTGATCCTGCGCCCCGACCTGGCGATGGTGGGCTTGTCGGAGCGCTCGAGCCCCGCGGCCATCGAGGGGCTGGTGGACGGCCTCCGCGGCACCGCGGGGATCGAGCACGTGCTGGTCGTCGTCCTCCCCGCCGAGAGCCCCGCGATCCACCTGGACATGATCATGACCATGGTGGACCGCGACCAGTGCGTGGTCTATCCCCCCTACTTCTTCGGCCCGGCGCGGCTTCCCGTGCTGTACTACAAGCCCGACGCGAAGGGGGTGAAGGCGTACGACGACGTGTTCACCGCGCTGAAGAAGGTGGACCTGCCGCTGGACCCCATCTGGTGCGGCGGCCGTCACCCCACGCGGCAGGAGCGCGAGCAGTGGTCCAGCGGGTGCAACTTCGTGGCGGTGCGCCCGGGCGTGGTGCTGGGCTACACGCGCAACGAGGCCACGATGCGGGAGATGGAAAGCGCGGGATACCGGCTGGTGGACGCCATCGAGTTCCTGACCGGCGAGGTGGAGATCGAGGACGGCGACCGCGCGGTGATCGCCTTCGAGGGAGCCGAGCTGGTGCGGGGCGGCGGGGGCGGCCGCTGCATGACGCTCCCCATCTGCCGGGACGACATCTGGTGA